A window of the Haloquadratum walsbyi C23 genome harbors these coding sequences:
- a CDS encoding carbon-phosphorus lyase complex subunit PhnI, whose translation MGYVAVKAGEELIERAADLFEKQRLNGDTEPVSVDQLEEQLGRTVAQVMSEGGLYAPRLAALAVKQAQGDTVEAAFLLRAYRSTLERWDETVPVDPNEMFATRRVSPAYKDVPGGQILGPTKDYTQRLLDFALTNEGKTQSGGTKEPMDPTAEWDVTTEEAPESLANVMSVLRSEGLVHEPDSPEITDPTDTTRESLTHPADRDAILQELARGETGAMTALGYSALRGYGQVHPTLAEVRIGRLPVMIEHPYTEETATITDIEVSESEAIVPIYAKRDDPQFAFGYGLTFGRNERKTIAMTILDASIQLDSDAEPAEDPEFVLDIIDGMDSFGFIEHLKLPHYVTFQSILDRIRGIRQRTADSDSTHATQSDGTTTTEVECDE comes from the coding sequence ATGGGATATGTTGCTGTCAAAGCTGGTGAGGAGCTTATCGAACGTGCGGCTGACCTCTTTGAGAAACAGCGTCTCAATGGCGACACCGAGCCAGTAAGCGTTGACCAACTTGAGGAACAACTTGGTCGTACAGTCGCACAAGTGATGAGTGAAGGAGGTCTTTATGCCCCTCGCCTCGCTGCGCTTGCGGTCAAACAAGCACAGGGGGATACAGTTGAGGCCGCTTTCCTCCTACGTGCGTACCGTTCAACGCTTGAGCGGTGGGATGAGACTGTTCCAGTTGATCCAAATGAGATGTTTGCAACACGACGAGTCTCGCCTGCATACAAAGACGTTCCAGGTGGACAAATTCTTGGTCCGACAAAGGACTATACTCAGCGGTTACTTGACTTCGCACTTACCAACGAGGGAAAAACCCAATCCGGCGGGACAAAGGAGCCAATGGATCCAACAGCCGAGTGGGATGTGACGACTGAGGAAGCGCCTGAATCGCTCGCAAATGTGATGTCTGTGCTTCGGTCAGAAGGGCTCGTTCATGAGCCAGATTCACCTGAGATAACTGATCCAACAGACACGACACGTGAGTCGCTTACTCATCCGGCAGATCGCGATGCTATCTTACAGGAGTTAGCTCGTGGCGAAACAGGGGCAATGACTGCACTTGGATACTCTGCACTTCGCGGCTATGGGCAGGTGCATCCAACGCTTGCTGAAGTACGGATTGGGCGGCTACCGGTCATGATTGAGCATCCATATACTGAGGAGACTGCAACAATCACTGATATTGAGGTGAGCGAAAGCGAAGCAATCGTCCCTATCTACGCCAAGCGGGATGACCCACAGTTTGCATTTGGGTATGGGCTCACCTTTGGACGGAATGAGCGAAAGACGATTGCAATGACAATACTTGATGCATCGATCCAACTTGATAGTGACGCTGAGCCTGCAGAAGATCCAGAATTTGTTTTAGATATTATCGACGGAATGGACTCATTTGGATTTATTGAGCATCTTAAATTGCCACATTATGTAACATTTCAGTCAATTCTTGATCGAATCAGAGGGATTCGACAACGAACAGCAGATAGTGACAGCACTCATGCAACACAATCTGACGGGACGACAACAACGGAGGTTGAGTGTGATGAGTGA
- the phnH gene encoding phosphonate C-P lyase system protein PhnH: MRALGIDPIHDTQKTFRTLCAVLSNPGTIEQHSVTPVDHAVVVTLVDHELQAQIDDEKLQKELDAQGRYEDADVREADIIHTRGVPSWDIRDIPRGTLLEPSDGATVIYRVETLTTISSHSAVESDNIHQDAVGDDTSITVVTIDGPGVPTKTGRTVAIGLPPEELDRIATAQSTYPRGVDVIITTAESMLAIPRSASISRVTIEHAQSTVTDGSVRERESEAR; encoded by the coding sequence ATGAGAGCTCTTGGGATTGATCCCATTCATGATACTCAAAAAACATTCCGAACGCTATGTGCTGTATTATCCAATCCAGGAACAATTGAACAGCACAGTGTCACTCCCGTTGATCACGCTGTCGTTGTGACGCTCGTTGATCATGAACTCCAAGCACAGATAGATGATGAAAAGCTTCAAAAAGAGCTTGACGCACAAGGGCGATATGAAGATGCGGATGTACGTGAAGCGGATATTATTCATACGCGGGGGGTACCATCATGGGATATTCGAGATATTCCACGTGGAACACTGCTTGAGCCAAGTGATGGTGCAACAGTAATATATCGAGTTGAGACGCTTACAACAATATCATCACATTCAGCCGTCGAGTCTGATAATATCCATCAGGATGCGGTTGGGGATGACACCTCAATTACAGTGGTCACAATTGACGGACCGGGAGTTCCAACAAAGACAGGCCGAACAGTAGCGATTGGGCTTCCTCCAGAAGAGTTGGATCGAATTGCGACTGCGCAGTCAACGTATCCACGGGGTGTCGACGTGATTATCACGACTGCTGAGTCTATGCTTGCGATTCCTCGGTCAGCAAGCATATCAAGAGTCACGATTGAGCATGCTCAGTCGACAGTAACCGACGGGTCAGTGCGTGAACGCGAATCGGAGGCACGCTAA
- the phnG gene encoding phosphonate C-P lyase system protein PhnG has translation MEYDDRNDRTIRFEQIAHAEIKTLTTLANRVLATNPSLSVLQEPHPQLIMQQVTDPVEHQQFNLGEIVVTPAEVSINDAQGFAMYPGKQERAALSGAIIDAAVAGNHTHAEIIQNKLDTVDERRKQQRDETWSESQHTAVEFETMENEL, from the coding sequence ATGGAGTACGATGATCGAAATGATCGGACTATTCGATTTGAGCAGATTGCGCATGCGGAGATAAAAACACTCACAACCCTCGCAAACAGGGTGCTTGCGACCAATCCCTCGTTATCGGTCTTACAGGAGCCACATCCACAATTAATCATGCAACAGGTGACAGACCCTGTTGAACACCAGCAATTCAATCTTGGTGAGATAGTGGTCACGCCTGCTGAGGTTTCGATTAATGATGCACAGGGATTCGCAATGTACCCAGGTAAACAAGAGCGAGCAGCGCTTTCGGGAGCGATTATTGATGCTGCGGTTGCTGGAAATCATACGCATGCTGAAATAATCCAAAATAAACTCGATACTGTGGATGAACGTCGCAAGCAACAGCGGGACGAAACATGGAGTGAAAGTCAACATACTGCAGTCGAGTTTGAAACAATGGAGAATGAGTTATGA
- a CDS encoding alpha-D-ribose 1-methylphosphonate 5-phosphate C-P-lyase PhnJ, whose product MSEINAETDAEVKEGNQDDNVTTQSRDYADQHAHDQPKDEMTEPKGSAVETVDSLLGEFDDDDSLSGYNYAYLDEHTKREVRRSIIKAISIPGHQVPYASRPMPLARGWGTGGIQASLSLLGPDDTFKVIDQGSDESVNAANIRRLASNTADVETTTDTTNADIIQTRHRIPEEVLTDEQILVLQVPVTDPLRKVDGSDAANRRRHAHRNYGKMWVHLYENVVEWGEINIAARYPTMVAGRYLMDPSPIPRWDVPKLDHADSLFIFAAGREARIYAVPPHTSVEPLAFEDRTFQVERFPDVSCHACGSTDTYLTEIETDDGSVYYSCNDASFCHKRQQKPELDRDHHLEQSIDGWGPGVSDPDSGDTAGDTE is encoded by the coding sequence ATGAGTGAAATAAATGCAGAAACAGACGCAGAAGTCAAAGAGGGTAATCAAGATGATAATGTCACAACTCAATCAAGAGATTATGCCGATCAGCACGCACATGATCAGCCCAAAGATGAAATGACCGAACCCAAGGGAAGTGCTGTTGAAACCGTTGATTCACTCCTCGGTGAGTTTGATGATGATGATAGCTTGTCAGGATACAACTATGCGTATCTTGATGAGCACACAAAGCGTGAAGTGCGGCGATCAATTATCAAGGCTATCTCAATTCCGGGACATCAAGTTCCATACGCTTCTCGACCGATGCCGCTAGCCCGTGGATGGGGAACTGGTGGTATTCAGGCGTCACTCTCACTGCTTGGACCTGATGATACATTCAAAGTGATTGATCAAGGGTCCGATGAATCGGTCAATGCAGCAAATATTAGACGGCTGGCATCAAACACTGCTGATGTCGAAACAACGACTGATACGACAAACGCAGATATAATTCAAACTCGACATCGGATTCCTGAGGAAGTTCTCACCGATGAGCAAATTCTTGTATTGCAGGTTCCCGTCACTGACCCACTTCGGAAAGTTGACGGCTCCGATGCTGCGAATCGTCGACGGCATGCGCATCGTAATTACGGGAAAATGTGGGTACACCTCTATGAGAACGTCGTTGAGTGGGGTGAGATCAATATCGCCGCTCGATACCCAACAATGGTTGCTGGACGGTATTTGATGGATCCCTCTCCAATCCCCCGCTGGGATGTGCCGAAACTTGATCATGCGGATTCATTGTTCATTTTCGCTGCTGGACGAGAAGCACGTATCTATGCTGTGCCACCACACACATCGGTCGAACCACTTGCATTTGAAGACCGCACATTTCAGGTTGAGCGCTTCCCCGACGTCAGTTGTCATGCATGTGGGTCGACCGATACGTATCTCACTGAGATTGAAACAGATGATGGATCGGTCTACTACAGTTGTAACGATGCGTCCTTTTGTCACAAACGACAACAAAAA